The Mytilus galloprovincialis chromosome 3, xbMytGall1.hap1.1, whole genome shotgun sequence genomic interval aaaaactaagtccatttataagtaaaatacggaaaagtggaaatttatttttacaaaattttcttcttgatactatcttatgatcataaacaagcttctgtccaagtttggtacaaatcaaggatagtttatgaaagttattaaaattttaaaaactttaaccacagagtgaatgtaatgtttcctcgcagaaaaactaagtccatttataagtaaaatacagaaaaaatggaattttatttttacaaaatttacttctggatactttcttatgatcataaacaagcttctgtccaagtttggtagaaattcagtatagtttaagaaagttattaaaatttcaaaaactttaaccacagagtgaatatttgtggacgccgccgccgacgacgacgccgacggaatgtaggatcgcttagtctcgctttttcgactaaagtcgaaggctcgacaaaaatcactCAATCATATACAGAAAAACCTCTTTGCATGTATTTCAATATGTATGTGCTGTTATATATCTTGTctgtatgttgtgttttatgttattttatgtttGGTAAAAAGCTCTTAAAAGCTcgtgtttgtattgttttatgtgaaccgaataaaaatgaaacttttgtaTTTGGTTGATCGAAACCTTGTCATGCTTGTCAAGTTACGGTAAAATTATTAGAAACCTCTTGCTCAACATATTGAAGTAAATATGTCCATCCTGTAAAATCTGACACATTTTCTTTCACAGCTTTCCAATATTTTCCTAGAGTTGTATTATCTTCAACAGGTTCAATTGGTTTCACATCTTCATCTGAAAagacatattaaaaaatatatgttaaaaaacaCTGAAAAGACATAttaaactagagggtccaaggaccctgtgtcgctcacctgatatttttatttacaattgatgcatgataaatgcaactgttgtactgtcgtttagtttcagagatataatactaaaaagtgcgtttgaaacctatgttttatttcagccatgtgggcaggcagggtcatcatacacagtggtccctggatatcctagtggtgatttaaaccaagtttgtttaaatttgacagttgtttcaggggagaattttgtaaaatttatctaacgagaaatgcaaagtaatgagaaagttgtgaagttgttttgttgttgcgcaacccccccccccccccccccccgctccccctttgccaaaaaaaacaaaaaggtaataaaaaattatcatataagggcaatctatcctattaatgatttctgcaaaattcagttgattgtgcaagggttgtatagccagctgaggtcgtgaaaaactctcttttgttgttgcagatagatctagacctgataaacaattttaccacatgtcagatttgctctaaatgctttggtttttgagtgataagccaaaaactgcattttacccctaagttctatttttagtcatggcggccatcttggttggttggccaggtcaccggacacaatttttaaactagatacccgaatgatgattgtggccaagtttggtttaattttgctcagcagtttcagaggagaagatttttgtaaaagataactaagatttacgataaaatggttaaaaattgactataaagggcaataactcctaaaggggtcaacagaccattttggtcatgttgacttatttgtagatcttactttgctgaacatttttgctgtttacagtttatctctatctataataatattcaagataataaccaaaaacagcaaaatttccttaaaattaccaattcaggggcagcaacctatcaacgggttgtccgattcatctcaaaatttcagggcagatagatcttgacctgataaacaattttaccccatgtcagatttgctctaaatgctttggtttttgagttataagccaaaaactgcattttacccctatgttctatttttagccatggcagccatcttggttggttgggcgggtcaccgaacacaatttttaaactagatacctgaatgaagattgtggccaagtttggtttaatttggtccagtagtttcagaggagaagatttttgtaaaagataactaagatttacgaaaaatggttaaaaattgactataaagggcaataactcctaaaggggtcaacagaccattttggtcatgttgacttatttgtagatcttactttgctgaacatttttgctgtttacagtttatctctatctataataatattcaagataataaccaaaaacagcaaaatttccttaaaattaccaattcaggggcagcaacctatcaacgggttgtccgattcatctcaaaatttcagggcagatagatcttgacctgataaacaattttaccccatgtcagatttgctctaaatgctttggtttttgagttataagccaaaaactgcattttacccctatgttctatttttagccatggcagccatcttggttggttgggcgggtcaccggacacaatttttaaactagataccctaataatgattttggccatgtttggttaaatttggcccagcagtttcagaggagaagatttttgtaaaagttaacgacgccggacgccaagtgatgagaaaagctcacttggcccttcgggccaggtgagctaaaaatatatgttaaaaaacaGTAAAGTCTGAACTTCATTAATTTGTAATAAGTAATCTACAACCTTAACAAGCATGGAACTCTTTTCATAAAAAATGGTCTATGGGACACAGATGCATTGTACACcatttttagtttaaataaaattgatttacGAGAAGTTTCCGAACTGTAAGACaacaaaagtattaaaatataacaaaactttGAAACCGATTGTCATTTTCCGAAAAATAATGTTGGGTACAGTGTTACAATTGTTTGAAacgaagattttttttcttcagacaACTGAAGTAGATCTCATTGGGGTCTAACCACAACTAGCCAAATTTTTAAGCGTCACacataaaagtcaaataattaaGTGTTAAAACTGAAAACGAAGTCCAGTGTGACAAGGAAAATTACATGCAATATTGTGGCAACAAGTAGCGGGATTCTATTCTCACTAAACAATAAGCGGGCTCTGCCGCTCTGGGGTCAGACCCACCCACCCAATGAGATAGATCTATATGGCACAAAATGTGCAAATATATGCAATGAGACCCCCAGTGACCACAAATGCCTGTAGCCAAATAAATTTGTAGGTGTACAGTACAGCACTGTTTTCAAGTCACAACCACAGGTGTATATAACAAGTCAGAAATTGAAGGACTTCATGGCTGGTGGAAACCCGATCTAAGCTAGGCTACAAAAAATAGCAGACAGTATGATGTGGCTGGTATCGTTTGTACTAATTATTAACATGTGCAAGTGTGGTTGGTTGTGCCTGTTAATTGTTAACTGGTCGTCTTCTAATTTTGGTCATgcacttaaaattttaaatttaagatTGAACAATGTACAAGTGTCAATTACATGCGTTATTTTATTAGCATGAAGAAGGATTAACCTGGATTTGATTCTGTTTTCACTGTTGAGTCTGCATCACCGCTCGACATTGTTGTGTACACCGGAAGTCATGTATTTGGGTCATGTGACATCCAACTCCCGACGAACTGAAACTGAAACTAAACTTACCAGAGGACATTTTCATACTGAATCTGCACATTTACTTTGTTCTATTGAAATGGGACTTGGGAACATACTCCTGTTAACACAAGTGATAGCATATCTGGTCTCATTTATTGTGTCATTCTTCATATTTATACCAATCGCTACAAATGTGAAGGAGTTCAATGGACATTGTTTACTTTATGCTGATGGAACGTTTGACGACAAAACTAAAGAACTAACACACATTTCTTGGGGGAGAGACAGTGCTTGTGGTTTCAATATATTCATGGGTGTTATTGTTATGCTATTATCCCTGTTCTACATGGTGTGGGAATCTGTTTATCTCTTCAAAAATATAGATGGGTATGTATAGCCCGAATTTGGCTGAAGCTAGTAtcttgcaaatatttttttagtttgttttaattACTAATAGCCATGCAACAGTAAGCTAATTTGCTGTGTCTGCTTATGTAAAATGTTGTGTCTATTTTAAGGTTGTGGTACAGTAAATGACAAGGAAGGGAGTTGTTCTTAAAGAAATTctaactcaaaatttcaatcaatcTTTATTACTAAGCCTAGTAGCTAGCTGCGGAACTGTAGcttataattattaatttatttgacAACATTCCCCAAAGATGttgtatttttatacatatataccatgtatacatgtataatgttttgaCTTAATGTTATCACGAGATGGGAAACGAATTGCATTTCAAGATTAATAATTGCTAATTATATGTTCATGAATTTGTTGCCTTCATACATCTTAATTATATGGTTCATATAATTCAAGTGACGTATtctacaaacaaaaaaattaatcaaaaatcaTTCGTAATTGTGTCCGGTGAGGCTAGATTGTTTTGAAAGGTTTGGAAATCCAATGGAATCAAACAGTATTTTTCTGAATCACATTAACTAAGGAAAATTGTAAATTATGGGAAAAATCAGCGTAATAAAGTGTCAAATACAGAACTTATATCCCCtacataaacatttgttttaatatatcccCTACATAAACATGTGTTTACACTACAGAATGAAATTCTATTCTTTGAACacataatttcaaaattctaaagaAAATAGTTTTGTATTCAAATGCtatatcttttatttcatattccaTGTTGTAAAACTTTTGGTTTTCCTAAATTATTCACtgattttttcagtttatatgtccTGTTATAGAATTAATGGTTTTcctaaaaaagcaaaaaaagttttttattcactgcatcttttttttcatattccttGTTGTAAATTAATGGttttcctttaacatgtttaataattaacatgattaaatagcATATGTttatggaaatataaaaatatataaaatcgtTAGGAacatattttcttgaaaaatggCTGTCATGTTGATCCGGATCACCGGCggtttttggggggggggggggggggcaggggccctgccccccctttttgggaaataAATTGGTTGCTTTTTGGGGAAataaattggttgcttatatagggaatcactgaagcaggACTGGATTGGGCCTCCTCTTAgccagtcagtgggcccccacttatgaaaaattctggatccgccactgatatgtAACTATTTAGGTTTATGGTgctttttttaatcttatttttttctttaatcaaGTTGGAATGATTTTCAATTCTTGaaatttttaagaatgtttggtGATTACTAACATAGCAAAATAGGGTTATATAGCCTTGTGTGATGGCTAAGAGGGTTAGCTGGTTCATTGACTGTGacgttcatcatgttcattattatacatttttgtacatctgTGAATGTAAAATGGCTAACCCAAGGTAGTTTGGTTAGTTTTCATCATACCATTCTAAACAATTTTCCAGAATTTAAAATTTTgccagattcaaataattccttgttcATACCAGATATTGTTTATTCTTTCAAGTCATTTTAAACAGATACTTATTGCAAGTTAATTGAGAATTATTTACTCCAAGAACCTAAAATTCCAgcatgcaccacatttttaatttcattttgatatttgtaAACCTGATATATTTGCAAAAACCATGATAATCAGATATCATTTTGTGTaatcattattcatgttattgaaatatttttacaagttaTGGTTGGActgtttttatcatgtttatagtataatttaaaaaatatattttacaggtCACaggttatatatataaaaaaagaaaatgaggtatgattgctaaaattaatgagacaactctccacaagagaccaaataacacataaattaacagctataggtcacggATGACCGTACAGTTAggttattttataatataatttacaaGATATATTTTACAGGTCATGGTTAGATTGTTTTAtagtataattttaaaaatacattttacagGTCATGGTTGGATTGTTTtatgattaaatttaaaaatatattttacaggtcatggttggattgttttatgatttaatttaaaaatatatattttacaggtCATGGTTCgactgttttataatataattttaaatatttattttacaggtcATGGTTGgactgttttaaaatataattttaaaatatatatattttttaggttatggttgaattattttataatataattttaataatatattttacagGTCATGGTTAGATTATTTAATGATATACTTTCACGActttaaaaaatctgttttacAGGTCATGGTTGGATTGTTTTGTCACAGCTCTAGTGAGTCTACTGGTTTGTCTGATGTTGTTTGGCTCATCCCTGACACTGAGTGTTGGCTTTAATGAATGGTGTGGTTTGATAAGTAACGAAGGAATAAAGTGAGTCTTCTACCTAGGGtattataatagaaaacaaaacaaatgatgtATCAATTCATTATGCAAAATGATGTAACATACCGGTAGTTGAAAAACAAAAAGCCAAGGACATCACTTATTTTTGATTCTTTAGTTTagtttaagaatatttatttatagtagaTAGGGAAACAAGATTATTAcgacttatattaatccctttccactttactGGTGGGAGTGCTTCCTTGTAGCCTTTTTGTTCTTTATATCTTGAGTTGACCAACAAATATACTCTTATCCCCTgtggttctctctgggcactcctgcttcctccaccaataaaaactcaCCGCCaggaaatagcacaatagtgtcgAAAGTGGCGTTTATCaccaatcattcaatcaatcaatctcacCTCTAGcatgatttcttttttcttttcttgcagcattcaatatttatttcaataaatcatGACATATTATAATACATGAACAAAAAAGAAATCAGAAATAAGATAGTTTGCATTTACAAATCAGTCATCTAGAATAAGATTTGCCCACCCTCATACCCTTACAATTCGTGCCTCAATGTGGCCTACTAAATTCTTACTGGGTTATCCATTTGAAGATTAATAAAAACTTATAGTTAAGCTTACTATTTCTAATCTTAATTGTTCATTCTTTTTCGCTGTAATTTTATTATACCAGAAATTGGCAAAACAACCAAATGAAATTGAATAACAGAAATATTACATTGTAGATAAATAAGAAGTTACTTGGtacttcttttttaattttatcgcacatttagtgtaaaaatatgattGTTTAGTGATTATAAGGTTATACTTATATATTGCAGTTGTGAACTTGGAGACTTTGTGACATTTATTGAAGAAAAAGACATAAATACATCTAACTTTTACTTGGAAATGATGATGGCTCAGGTATAATTAAATATGAATTtgaagttatctcccattgtttGGAAGTTATCTCCCATTGCAAGAAATTAATGTTTTCACATACCGGTAAGGTTTTCAACGTTAcagataaattacaaaaaataatttatgattttgaTTTAGATTTATTCAT includes:
- the LOC143069077 gene encoding transmembrane protein 179-like — encoded protein: MGLGNILLLTQVIAYLVSFIVSFFIFIPIATNVKEFNGHCLLYADGTFDDKTKELTHISWGRDSACGFNIFMGVIVMLLSLFYMVWESVYLFKNIDGSWLDCFVTALVSLLVCLMLFGSSLTLSVGFNEWCGLISNEGINCELGDFVTFIEEKDINTSNFYLEMMMAQFCTWICWICWVVLSVVAVIKVYRYHQQESFTISMNRERDRLLQRAGHRQPVVM